In Bos indicus x Bos taurus breed Angus x Brahman F1 hybrid chromosome 23, Bos_hybrid_MaternalHap_v2.0, whole genome shotgun sequence, a single genomic region encodes these proteins:
- the ZNF322 gene encoding zinc finger protein 322, whose protein sequence is MYTSEERYNQRTQKRKIYHVCPQKGKKIFIHVHEITQIDDQIYECLEREQNFCENLALIMCERTHTGEKPYRCDMCEKTFIQSSDLISHQRIHSYEKPYKCSKCEKSFWHHLALSGHQRTHAGKKFYTCDICGKNFGQSSDLLVHQRSHTGEKPYLCSECDKCFSRSTNLIRHRRTHTGEKPFKCLECEKAFSGKSDLISHQRTHTGERPYKCNKCEKSYRHRSAFIVHKRVHTGEKPYKCGACEKCFGQKSDLIVHQRVHTGEKPYKCLECMRSFTRSANLIRHQATHTHTFKCLEYEKSFSCSSDLIVHQRIHMEEKPHQWSACDSGFLLGMDFVAQQKMRTQTEELHYKYSVCDKSFHQSSALLQHQTIHFGEKPYICNVAEKGLELSPPNVSEASQMS, encoded by the coding sequence ATGTACACTTCAGAAGAGAGATATAATCAGAGaactcaaaaaaggaaaatatatcatgTATGCCCTCAGAAGGgtaaaaagatttttattcatGTGCATGAGATTACTCAAATAGATGATCAGATATACGAGTGCCTTGAACGTGAGCAAAACTTTTGTGAAAACTTAGCTCTTATTATGTGTGAGAGAACCCACACTGGGGAGAAACCTTATAGATGTGATATGTGTGAGAAAACCTTTATCCAAAGCTCAGATCTTATTTCACATCAGAGGATCCACAGTTatgagaaaccttataaatgtagcAAATGTGAGAAGAGCTTTTGGCACCACTTAGCCCTTTCAGGACACCAGAGAACGCATGCAGGTAAAAAATTCTATACATGTGATATCTGTGGCAAGAATTTTGGTCAGAGCTCTGATCTGCTTGTCCACCAGCGAAGCCATACAGGCGAGAAACCTTATCTGTGTAGTGAGTGTGATAAATGCTTCAGCCGAAGTACAAACCTCATAAGGCATCGAAGAACTCACACGGGTGAGAAACCGTTTAAGTGTCTggagtgtgaaaaagcttttaGTGGGAAATCCGATCTTATTAGCCACCAGAGAACTCACACTGGTGAAAGACCCTACAAATGTAATAAGTGTGAGAAAAGTTACCGACACCGGTCAGCCTTCATTGTTCATAAAAGAGTACATACTGGGGAGAAGCCCTATAAGTGTGGTGCCTGTGAGAAATGCTTTGGCCAGAAATCAGACCTTATTGTACACCAGAGAGTCCACACAGGTGAGAAGCCGTATAAATGCTTGGAATGTATGAGAAGTTTTACCCGGAGTGCCAACCTCATCAGGCACCAGGCAACTCACACTCACACTTTTAAATGCCTTGAATATGAGAAGAGCTTCAGCTGTAGTTCAGACCTTATTGTGCATCAAAGAATTCACATGGAAGAGAAACCACATCAGTGGTCTGCATGTGACAGTGGCTTCCTCCTAGGCATGGACTTCGTTGCCCAACAGAAAATGAGAACTCAGACAGAGGAGTTGCATTATAAGTACAGTGTCTGTGATAAAAGCTTTCATCAGAGCTCAGCCCTTCTTCAACATCAGACAATCCACTTTGGTGAAAAACCATATATCTGTAATGTGGCTGAGAAAGGTCTTGAGCTCAGCCCTCCCAATGTATCAGAAGCCTCACAGATGTCTTGA